AACTCGTCTTGAGCTTCTTGGGATTGTTTAGGGTGCCTTGAGCGACTCGTTTCGTTATCCAGCTAAATCCCAACCCATGAAGAAGTTTATATATGGCATTGGGATGATAATCGACCTGAAAATTTTCAGAAATGTAAGCACGTATATCTTGTCCAGTTAAACGACCGCCCTTTGTATTTAGACTTTGCGCTTTTATATAATCTGACAACTGCTGCCGTTGTTTTTGTGATAGATAGTAATCACGTTCCTTTTCTTTTTTAGCTTCAAGCCCTGCTACACCAAGGGATAAATAGGCGGCAACCCAACAATTGACACTCCGACGGCTGACCTATACGTGCTATTTCTGTTCGGTTTTTACCATCAACAAAGTGAGAAACCGCCAATAATCGAAGTCGTTTACGAGCATTGGTTTCAGCACTAGACAGTGAGAGTAAATGTTGTGAAGTATCAAGTTTCAAAATCGTATAAAGGGTGAGTAAATATTAATGTAATTAGATCATAAATTTAAACTAATTGGTATAAGGCTTTAGAGGCGAATTTATCAGATAAAGGCGTCATGCTAATCACCATAGTTCGTAAAAATATGAAAGCAAAAGCCATGTCATTGTGGGATAGGGCCATGCTTTTAAAACGCTTTATTATTGGGACAATAAATGACCAACTAAAGAACATTTCGTTCATTGAACACTCAAGGCTCCGCAGTATGAATGGATTTATGCTCAGTTTACTCGCATGATGGGTGGCTTATTGCTTAAAGAAAGATAAGCCATCCCTGATAATATTGACGTTGAGAGAAATTCGATGGTCGTTGCTTAAACCTATTCTGGAGTTAGGTATTACTATAATATTTTGTATTTCATGTGACATACAAAATATTATTGTAATACAATTGAAATTTTAGACAAACTCACTTAGTCTATCTAACCTGAACTCAGATTAACAAATGTCATGTAAATTTAATAAATACCTAAAATTCAACAGGTTAAAAATATACATTCATTTTGGTTTACATCAACGCTAACTCGATGGTCAAATTTTTCGTGGATAGCAAAGCTGATTTTGTACGCAATAGCTGGCTGTTGTTAGAAAATCAAATGCCGCTAGGCGCAAAAAGAGCGTTATTGAGAGGCTCGGCTTATCCTGAGTTCAGGTTATTTATCGTAATTTAGCAGGTTAAAGAATTTTATTTAGTTATTAATAACGAGGATTTATGAGAAAAAAAATAAGCATATCAATTTGCTGTGCGTTGTTATCGTTAGCAGGAGTGCAGCAATCAGCTATAGCTTCAACGGCTAATAATACAATTGTTAAGGCTGACGAAAAACTACAATTTGATCGTTCTAAGGATTTGCTATTACTGCAATACGACAGTAAGCCTGATCCTGATGATATTCATGCTATTGCTGCTACAGCTAGTATTTTGGCCCACCCAGATTTCCAGGATATCAAATATTATGCTGTGTCTGGGGCTTATGGTAAGCAGGGCGGAAAGTTTATGCATTCACCGGACTTATTTACTCTGGCATTCGGTGAAAAAAATATAAAATGGACTGACAGACACACCGACAATAAAGGGTCTGTTATTCGTCTTAAAAATAAAGTTCAAGAAATTATCAATGCCGGAGGTTATGTTTGGGTGGCGGAAGCTGGGCAGTCAGATGTGACTGCAGATTGGATTGCTGCACTTATTGCTGATGGAATGTCTGCAGCAACCATCAAGAAAAAGGTGATAGTAGTTCAACATAGCGATTGGAATGAAAAAGAAACGACCCCAGAAGATTTAGCTTATGTTATGGAAAAGTCTTGGTATGTGCGAATTGATGACGGTAATGCATCATACGGTATAACTGAATGGGGCGATCGTAGTGATTACAGTACCCCTGGCTATCAAGAAAAAGACAATACTTTTATACCAGCAGCTAAGAACTCTCCGCTGCCTAAAGCTAATGCTTTATGGAATAAAGCTGATGAGGTGATTTGGAAATATCACCCCGAAGGTTTTCAAGAAGAATGGTCGGCGCTTCATCATGGTGGGGTCGATTTTTCTGATACATCTGAAGTATGGTTTATTCTTAGTTTATCTGGCTTACATACTATAGATGATTTCTGGAAAGCTTTTGTTGTAGGAAATACAGGTACTACAATTAACCCTAATGGTGGCATTAAGCTTTCTGCTACAAAACAATAAAGCTGAGCAATGAATAAAAACAAAACGGCTAAATCTTCGATTAACTTAGCCGTTTTTTTGTTCCTGTAATAAGTTTACTACATACGATCTTTTGCATAAAAAACAAAGCCACGCCAGCCCAACAAAATAATAAGTAAACCAATGTTTAAAGCCAAGCTTCCACCACTACTTGTAGTAACAGGATCAAGATTTTTTATTATTTCATCATTTGTTTGTACCGCTACTCCACCCGGATCATCAATTGTACCATTAGCTATGCCATCAGCATCATTAGGGCCGCCGTCTTCAATAGTGAGTCTCAGGCAGATATCTCCTTCAGTTAAGCCAGCAGTATAAGCTGAGCTTTCTGGGGCTGGACAAACACCGTTAACTGCTTTAGTGGAAGCTAAGCTGTTATTGGCGTCTTCGACAAAATCTTGCCAGTCTTGGCTATCCGCATATTTTCGATAAGTGCCATATTTAGGAATACTATTTTGTAATGGCAGCACAATTTTTACCGAACGGCCAACAGGTAAAATATCACTAATGATAAAATCGTAATATTCATTTTGATGGCCAATATCATCAGCATTAATTAAGCCTGTGGCTTTGATTTCTTGCGCTGACAGCATGATCCCATCTGATTGTTGCAACCTAGCGTACTTTCCTAGTGTAAGATTTAAACCTGGCTCAGTTTCAACGAATTGAGTGATAGCAGAATTAACATGTATAGGTTGCACATAAGTGATGTCAGAAATATCCATAAAGGCAGGCAATCCATCAAGATCTTCATCGACAAAACCTTCTGCTATATCTGATAATCCATCACGATCAACATCCGTTGAGGATAATGCTGGTTGGGTTGCTAAAATAGGGATATTCACTACTTCTGTGACATTTAATGAACCAGTGCCACTGTCTGTTACTTTTACTGATAAAGACAAAATTTCCCTATTCGTAATGGGTAAGCTCAGGTCGTCTGGGTCGATTACTGTTACTAACTGATTGGCACTCACTTGCCCTTGATATTCAGTGGGGATATTCCATTCAATAATATGGGTATCACTGGTGTTAGAATCATCAATTTCTATGGTGATAATGATATCACCATCGTCTTTAGCTACATTTGATAACCCCACATTTTGTTGAGTGACTGTTACCGTGAGCTTAGGTGCGAGGTTTTCTTCAGTGATAGTTATAGTATGGGTAGGTTGTGAACCTTGGTTGATACCGTCACCAAACTCCATCACCAGTAGTTCATCGCCTTCTACTTGAAAATCTTGGTTTAACGTAATATTGATATAAGCCACAGTTCCCTGTTCGAATACCACAAATTTTTCATCTAATTCATAGTCTAAGGTGTCTACATTTCCGACCACAGCAACTGGTATGTTAAAGGGATAACGGGGTGCGGTACCTGATAATACAATTTTGACTTCGCTGGTATCTCCTTCAGCAAGGGTTTGGTCAGGCTCAAAATTGACTAATGGGTAAATATTAATAATTTGTTCTGCATAGGCAATGTTGCCTGCTTTATCAATTGCCTGCCAAGTAATGGGATAACGACCAGACTTTAATACTTGATCTCCAGACTCAAAACCTAGTGGTGTTAAACTGCAACAATTGTCTCCATCTAAGCCGTCATTAGCAGAAATATTGGTAGCCTCCACTAATGCCGTTTTGGTTAGCGTGGTGAAAATATGCTCGGCATTTAAATGTAATGCAGGAGGAATATTAATTATCGGCGGATAATCATCAATTAATGGATTTTTATTATCCTGTGCTTCATCACCGTTAATTGCGCCATCAGAATCACTGTCTAGTAGTGCATCGGCAGGATCTAAAGGATTAAATCCGTAAGTGTTTTCAAATTGATCACTCATACCATCATTGTCATCGTCTAGATCAGCGTTATTACCCAAGCCGTCATTATCGCTATCGGTTGTTTCCGCTGCATCTAATGGTAAGTCATCTAGGTAATCTAAGACCCCATCACCGTCATCGTCTAGATCTTTATTATTGCCTGTACCGTCATTATCAGTGTCAAGCCATTCAGTTGGATTTAACGGAAAGGCATCATCAGTATCTACAACGCCATCATTATCGTCATCTACGTCGGCATTGTTGCCTATAGTGTCATTGTCAGAATCAAGCCATTCGTTGGGATCTAACGGAAAGGGTTCGGCTGAATCTACAAAGCCGTCACCATCATCGTCGTTATCAAATACATTACCTAAGCCGTCATTGTCGGTATCGGTTGTTTCAACAGGGTCTAGCGGAAAGGCGTCGTCTATGTCTCTGACCCCATCGTTATCGTCATCACTATCAGCATTGTTGCCTGTACCATCGGCATCTGTGTCTAACCATTCAGCACTGTTTAACGGAAAAACATCGACGTTATCTAATACGCCATCCCCATCATCGTCAGTATCTAAATTATTACCTATACCGTCGCCATCGGTATCAAGCCATTCAGATACATCTAGAGGGAAAGCATCATCAGTATCGACTCTACCATCGTTGTCGTCATCGCTGTCAGCATTGTTGCCTGTGCCATCAGCATCTGTGTCTAACCATTCGGCGTTATTCAAAGGAAAAATATCTAAGGCATCATCTACTCCATCATTATCGTCATCTTGATCGGCATTATTACCCACACCGTCATTGTCTGTGTCTAACCATTCTAATAGGTCGAGTGGAAAAGCATCTTCTGTGTCGACAAATGAATCATTGTCGTCATCACTGTCAGCGTTGTTGCCCACACCATCACCATCTGTGTCTTTAGATTCGCTAGCATTCAATCGAAAAGCATCTTCACTGTCTGGAGTGCCGTCACCATCATCATCTGTGTCTGAATTATTGCCTATACCGTCGATATCAGTATCCAGCCATTCTGAGCTATCCAAAGGAAATGCATCCTCACTATCAACTATGCCATCATTATCATCATCGGCATCACTCAGGTTATT
The sequence above is a segment of the Paraglaciecola sp. L3A3 genome. Coding sequences within it:
- a CDS encoding thrombospondin type 3 repeat-containing protein gives rise to the protein MYKIKTQSSATSWPNRLRLQIFSFNLILIIALSWPQQSYSQVVTCSGPPPLTTADTDSDGYDDSIDLFPTDPSRHYDYDLDGISNLDDVDDDGDGVLDAFDNNLDADPVINIYDPFPEDPLEWLDTDGDCLGNNADLDDDNDGVVDLNDPFPLDNSEWEDTDSDLIGNNADSDDDNDGVIDFYDDLPTDPNEQVDTDNDGIGDNTDADDDNDGVEDVDDAFPLLASETLDSDNDGIGDNADPDRDGDGIVDINDVWPDDPSEWFDNDGDMIGDNEDTDDDNDGFADGVDAFRTDPAENLDTDADGVGNNADSDDDGDGVVDSDDVFPLDATEYIDTDNDGIGNNTDTDDDADGVDDGSDAFPLDNTEYLDTDGDGIGNNADSDDDGDGVPDAVDPAPLDMAENTDTDGDGIGNNADSDDDNDGVDDALDAFPLNPDEWDDTDGDGLGNNLSDADDDNDGIVDSEDAFPLDSSEWLDTDIDGIGNNSDTDDDGDGTPDSEDAFRLNASESKDTDGDGVGNNADSDDDNDSFVDTEDAFPLDLLEWLDTDNDGVGNNADQDDDNDGVDDALDIFPLNNAEWLDTDADGTGNNADSDDDNDGRVDTDDAFPLDVSEWLDTDGDGIGNNLDTDDDGDGVLDNVDVFPLNSAEWLDTDADGTGNNADSDDDNDGVRDIDDAFPLDPVETTDTDNDGLGNVFDNDDDGDGFVDSAEPFPLDPNEWLDSDNDTIGNNADVDDDNDGVVDTDDAFPLNPTEWLDTDNDGTGNNKDLDDDGDGVLDYLDDLPLDAAETTDSDNDGLGNNADLDDDNDGMSDQFENTYGFNPLDPADALLDSDSDGAINGDEAQDNKNPLIDDYPPIINIPPALHLNAEHIFTTLTKTALVEATNISANDGLDGDNCCSLTPLGFESGDQVLKSGRYPITWQAIDKAGNIAYAEQIINIYPLVNFEPDQTLAEGDTSEVKIVLSGTAPRYPFNIPVAVVGNVDTLDYELDEKFVVFEQGTVAYINITLNQDFQVEGDELLVMEFGDGINQGSQPTHTITITEENLAPKLTVTVTQQNVGLSNVAKDDGDIIITIEIDDSNTSDTHIIEWNIPTEYQGQVSANQLVTVIDPDDLSLPITNREILSLSVKVTDSGTGSLNVTEVVNIPILATQPALSSTDVDRDGLSDIAEGFVDEDLDGLPAFMDISDITYVQPIHVNSAITQFVETEPGLNLTLGKYARLQQSDGIMLSAQEIKATGLINADDIGHQNEYYDFIISDILPVGRSVKIVLPLQNSIPKYGTYRKYADSQDWQDFVEDANNSLASTKAVNGVCPAPESSAYTAGLTEGDICLRLTIEDGGPNDADGIANGTIDDPGGVAVQTNDEIIKNLDPVTTSSGGSLALNIGLLIILLGWRGFVFYAKDRM